A segment of the Asinibacterium sp. OR53 genome:
ACATCGGCATCGATGAGTGCCCTGCGGATGTCTTTGACAGTATTGGCAACATTCAGGTCGTTGATGCGCGCTTCGCCGCGGAGGTTCTTAAACGCCGATTCGAGTTTTTCACTGAGTGAATTGAACATGGTACGCTGGTTTCAATCTTTCACAAATAAAAAATGAACCAATCAGGTTCATCTTGAAAAGAGGTGCAAATATAGTACGAATCGGGTTTATCCCAGGTATACCTTTAAATGCTTGCAGCGGCTGGTACTGCGCAGCTTGGTAATGGCTTTGTCCTTGATCTGCCGAACCCTTTCCCGGGTAAGGTTGAACCGCTCGCCAATATCTTCCAGGCTCAACGGGTGGTCTACCCCAATGCCAAAGAAAAAGCAGACCACATCTTTCTGCCTTTCGGTAAGGGTTTTCAGGCTCCTTTCAATCTCCATCCGCAGGGATTCGTGGTGCACCAGTTTTTCATCTGTTTTCTCTGCATTGGGATTTTCCATCACGTCTATCAGCGTGCCATCTTCCCCTTCGGAAAGCGGGGTATCCATGCTCACATGCCGGAAGCCCACACTCATGGTGGCGGCCACTTCTTCCTGGCTGATCTCCAGCATGTCGGCCAGTTCCTGCGGCGTGGGCTCGCGTTCGTATTCCTGTTCCAACTGCTGATATGCTTTGCTGATACGGTTGGTGAGCCCTACTTTGTTCAAAGGCAACCGCACGATACGGCTCTGCTCGGCCAATGCCTGCAATATGCTTTGCCTGATCCACCATACCGCATAAGAAATGAATTTGAAACCCCTTGTCTCATCAAAACGAAGCGCCGCTTTGATAAGTCCCAGGTTGCCTTCGTTGATGAGATCAGGTAAAGTGAGCCCCTGGTTCTGGTATTGCTTGGCAACCGATACCACAAAACGCAGATTCGATTTTACCAGGCGGTCCAGCGCCCGCTGATCTCCATGGCGGATACGCATAGCCAGTTGCACTTCTTCTTCAGGACTGATCAGATCAACCTTCCCTATCTCCTGTAAATATTTCTCCAGGCTCTGGGACTCACGATTGGTGATGGATTTCGTGATTTTTAGCTGACGCATGCTCATAAAAAAGCAAGTTTAGGGTTGTATGGTAGAAGGTTGATTTTGTATAGCGGAAAATGTCCATTATAAACCGCAGACACGCTGCGGGACTCCTTGCGTCACCTATCTAAAGCAATTTAAGTATTTTTTCGATGCGGTCAAAAAAAATATTCATTGCAATAACCTGAAGCACAATGATTTATACTTCATTTGTCAAATAGGGTATTTTTTTGACCCATTGCGGGTCACCGTCGGCCAAAAAAACATTTGGACGGTGTTGATTATTTAATATTATTGCAGACCTGCGATCAAGCTAGGTATAAAGCGAATGTAATGAGCAAGAAGCAACTATTTACTTTGGAATTCCCCGTCAGGTGTTCACCAACAATATTGTATGAGTTTTTAGCTACGCCTGCCGGTTTGCAGGAGTGGTTTGCAGATAAAGTAGATGAATGGGAAAATGTATACAGTTTTTCATGGAATGGCGGCACGCCCGATAAGGCAGATGTGCTGGACCTGGAGCAAGACAAATTTATCCGTTTCCACTGGCAGCATACTGATAAAACCGAATATTTCGAATTCAGGATCGAGAAGACCGAGATTTCAAACCAGACCATACTCCTGATCAAGGATTTTGCTGAAAAAGCAGAGATCAAAGACCAGAGCCAGTTATGGGGCTACCAGGTGAAAGAACTGTTTCACCGCCTGGGTGCCTAAGGAGTACCCACCCGTTATCATACCATCCATCCCACAACGGTACATGAGCTGGATTTTTATTTCGTTAAATTGACGTGTCATTGCGTTGATCATCTCTTTCCTTTGGTGAATGCACTATTTTTGTAATCCTTAACGAATAAACTCCGGCTGGATTTGTTTAAAAAGCTCGACATACTCATCATCCGTTCTTTTGTTGGTCCTTTTATTGCCGCTTTCACTATCTCGCTTTTTGTGCTGACCATGCAGTTTTTCTGGCTGTATATCGACGACCTCGTAGGAAAAGGACTCGATTTATTTACAGTGATGAAACTGATCGGCCTGGTGGCGC
Coding sequences within it:
- a CDS encoding RNA polymerase sigma factor RpoD/SigA, with product MRQLKITKSITNRESQSLEKYLQEIGKVDLISPEEEVQLAMRIRHGDQRALDRLVKSNLRFVVSVAKQYQNQGLTLPDLINEGNLGLIKAALRFDETRGFKFISYAVWWIRQSILQALAEQSRIVRLPLNKVGLTNRISKAYQQLEQEYEREPTPQELADMLEISQEEVAATMSVGFRHVSMDTPLSEGEDGTLIDVMENPNAEKTDEKLVHHESLRMEIERSLKTLTERQKDVVCFFFGIGVDHPLSLEDIGERFNLTRERVRQIKDKAITKLRSTSRCKHLKVYLG
- a CDS encoding START-like domain-containing protein → MSKKQLFTLEFPVRCSPTILYEFLATPAGLQEWFADKVDEWENVYSFSWNGGTPDKADVLDLEQDKFIRFHWQHTDKTEYFEFRIEKTEISNQTILLIKDFAEKAEIKDQSQLWGYQVKELFHRLGA